One window from the genome of Streptomyces cadmiisoli encodes:
- a CDS encoding adenosylhomocysteinase, translating into MPQPSPARSVIPHDGTQWAARHMPLLASTMQTFGAAFAGRRIGICLHIEPKTAVLVSYLAQAGADVVITGSPGTTQEDTADALRDFGVTVVGHRSDTLDQHRKNIEQVVESQPDLILDNGADLIEAVIARGGLPGLIGATEETTTGGLRIRSWDSPPAFPVIVINDSRLKLLVENEFGVGQSVVQGFMNATNLMLPGAHATVVGYGPCGRGVADTLARLGARVSVADTDPYRALEAVMAGHRVGDLRDLLPQTQLLFLATGHPDVIGSTEIEALRDGTLIAGVGHMPWELDSRALGEQTTSVRRSGASGQERSVHQLHDGREITVLADTKMINLTAAKGNPIQAMDLGLTLQARSLAAIATGEALSLVNGTQAVPAPIDRQVAADLVHVLTRI; encoded by the coding sequence ATGCCACAGCCTTCTCCTGCCCGCAGCGTCATTCCCCACGACGGCACTCAGTGGGCCGCGCGCCACATGCCGTTGCTCGCGTCGACCATGCAGACGTTCGGAGCGGCGTTCGCCGGTCGCCGGATAGGGATCTGTCTGCACATCGAGCCCAAGACCGCGGTGCTGGTCTCCTATCTGGCGCAGGCAGGCGCCGATGTCGTGATCACCGGGTCTCCCGGCACCACGCAGGAGGACACCGCCGACGCTCTGCGCGACTTCGGCGTCACAGTCGTCGGCCACCGCTCCGACACCCTCGACCAGCATCGCAAGAACATCGAGCAGGTCGTCGAGTCCCAGCCGGACCTCATCCTCGACAACGGTGCCGACCTGATCGAGGCCGTCATCGCCCGCGGCGGACTGCCCGGTCTCATCGGAGCCACGGAAGAGACCACCACCGGCGGTCTGCGTATCCGCTCCTGGGACTCCCCGCCGGCTTTTCCGGTCATCGTCATCAACGACAGCCGTCTCAAGCTGCTCGTCGAGAACGAGTTCGGCGTCGGGCAGAGCGTCGTCCAAGGGTTCATGAACGCCACCAACCTCATGCTCCCCGGCGCCCACGCCACGGTTGTCGGCTACGGCCCCTGCGGCCGTGGTGTCGCCGACACCCTCGCCCGGCTCGGTGCCCGCGTCAGTGTCGCCGACACCGACCCGTACCGGGCGCTGGAAGCCGTCATGGCGGGCCACCGTGTAGGAGACCTGCGCGACCTCCTTCCTCAGACCCAGCTCCTTTTCCTGGCGACCGGCCATCCCGACGTCATCGGTTCCACTGAGATCGAAGCGCTGCGCGACGGCACCCTCATCGCCGGTGTCGGCCACATGCCCTGGGAGCTGGACAGCCGCGCCCTCGGTGAGCAGACCACCTCTGTCCGCCGCTCCGGAGCCAGCGGGCAGGAGCGCAGCGTGCATCAGTTGCACGACGGCAGGGAGATCACCGTTCTTGCGGACACCAAGATGATCAACCTGACCGCCGCGAAGGGAAACCCGATCCAGGCCATGGACCTGGGCCTGACCCTTCAGGCCCGCAGCCTCGCC
- a CDS encoding methyltransferase domain-containing protein, with the protein MSAEFYDILQAPKDALTVHRLYSHDVARAHVGVLDVGAGTGCVTVMSVVESRVDVHAVEPARAMRAPLMTRLASLPVALRERVTVHPQMLAEARLTAVADIAVCHNTIACMTPQSRRTLWPALAQALVPGGSLLLQLPPARLPDKETARAFPEQRVGRHEYGGRMVMSADHGRIRTRFEYWVKGREGVLRRHTETFWMWPALRAEIIADLTTCGFVPRPGQVDSSVLSMHLG; encoded by the coding sequence GTGAGCGCCGAGTTCTACGACATTCTGCAGGCCCCGAAGGATGCGCTGACGGTTCATCGTCTCTACAGCCATGATGTCGCCCGCGCCCATGTCGGAGTGCTGGACGTCGGAGCCGGAACCGGATGCGTGACGGTGATGAGCGTCGTGGAGTCCCGAGTCGACGTGCACGCTGTCGAGCCTGCTCGTGCCATGCGCGCACCGCTGATGACGCGCCTGGCCTCCCTGCCCGTGGCGCTGCGCGAACGCGTCACGGTGCACCCCCAGATGCTCGCCGAGGCACGGCTGACGGCAGTCGCGGACATCGCGGTCTGCCACAACACGATCGCCTGTATGACGCCGCAATCGCGACGTACTCTGTGGCCGGCGCTCGCCCAGGCACTCGTTCCGGGCGGTTCCCTGCTGCTGCAGCTTCCGCCTGCACGTCTTCCCGACAAAGAAACGGCGCGGGCCTTTCCCGAGCAGAGAGTGGGCCGGCACGAGTACGGCGGCCGAATGGTGATGTCGGCCGACCACGGGCGAATACGCACACGCTTCGAGTACTGGGTGAAAGGGAGAGAAGGTGTGTTGAGAAGGCACACCGAGACCTTTTGGATGTGGCCGGCCCTTCGTGCCGAAATAATTGCCGACCTGACGACATGCGGATTCGTGCCGCGGCCTGGGCAGGTTGATTCGTCGGTGCTCTCGATGCACCTCGGGTAA
- a CDS encoding GDSL-type esterase/lipase family protein produces the protein MHTEHDWTTTPVTADILRGFLDLEQTAHGLLPHRLPAAARRQIPDEQLAVAQAQPSGVRLAFRTRATAVELDTLPTKRVYQGFPAPADGVYDLLVDGRLAAQATVAGGNVRTITDMITQASELREGTAGTARFTGLPAHDKEVEIWLPHTEITELIALRTDAPVEPATDIGRRVWLHHGSSISHGSNADHPTAIWPALAAAEGSVELVNLGFSGSALLDPFTARAMRDTPADLISVKIGINIVNADVMRLRAFTPAVHGFLDTIRDGHPVTPLLVVSPILCPVQEDTPGPLAPDPDGDSLRFKAMGDPAERAAGRLTLNIIRDALARVVQQRAVDDPNLHYLDGRDLYGERDYAEAPLPDGLHPDPEGHRRIGENFARYAFGSGGPFATQASY, from the coding sequence ATGCACACCGAGCACGACTGGACCACCACACCCGTCACCGCGGACATCCTGCGCGGCTTCCTCGACCTGGAGCAGACCGCACATGGCCTGCTCCCGCACCGGCTGCCCGCTGCGGCGCGCCGGCAGATCCCCGACGAGCAACTGGCCGTCGCGCAGGCTCAGCCGTCCGGCGTGCGGCTGGCCTTCCGCACCCGCGCCACGGCCGTCGAACTGGACACGCTGCCCACCAAGCGCGTCTACCAAGGCTTCCCGGCCCCGGCGGACGGCGTCTACGACCTTCTGGTCGACGGCCGTCTCGCGGCCCAGGCCACCGTGGCCGGCGGCAACGTCCGCACGATCACCGACATGATCACCCAGGCCTCCGAACTGCGCGAAGGGACGGCCGGCACCGCCCGCTTCACCGGTCTGCCGGCGCACGACAAAGAAGTCGAGATCTGGCTCCCGCACACGGAGATCACCGAGCTGATCGCCCTGCGCACCGATGCCCCGGTCGAGCCGGCAACCGACATCGGGCGCCGGGTGTGGCTGCACCACGGCAGCTCCATCAGCCACGGCTCCAACGCCGACCACCCGACCGCCATCTGGCCCGCCCTGGCAGCCGCGGAGGGCAGCGTGGAACTGGTCAACCTCGGCTTCAGCGGCAGCGCGCTGCTCGACCCGTTCACTGCCCGTGCCATGCGGGACACCCCCGCGGACTTGATCAGCGTCAAGATCGGCATCAACATCGTCAACGCCGACGTGATGCGCCTGCGCGCCTTCACCCCCGCGGTCCACGGCTTCCTCGACACGATCCGCGACGGGCATCCGGTCACACCGCTGCTGGTCGTGTCCCCGATCCTGTGCCCGGTCCAAGAGGACACCCCAGGTCCCCTCGCGCCGGACCCCGACGGGGACAGCCTGCGGTTCAAGGCCATGGGCGATCCGGCCGAACGCGCAGCCGGACGCCTCACGCTCAACATCATCCGCGACGCACTCGCCCGCGTCGTCCAACAGCGGGCAGTTGACGACCCCAACCTGCACTACCTCGACGGCCGTGACCTGTACGGCGAGAGGGACTACGCCGAAGCCCCGCTGCCTGACGGGCTGCACCCCGATCCCGAAGGACACCGCCGCATCGGCGAGAACTTCGCGCGGTACGCGTTCGGCTCCGGCGGCCCCTTCGCCACACAAGCCAGCTACTGA
- a CDS encoding TetR/AcrR family transcriptional regulator: MARAVLTPERPTRAGAELADEAGSVQVTVSALAGRFDIKVASLYSHVTSSQNLRTRIALVALEELAGRVAAALAGRAGADALVAFADARCDYAREHPGRYDAAQRGLDPETAAASAGVRHARMTRAILRGYDLSEPDRTHAVRMLGSVFHGSVSLETAGGFSHTGVDSQASWLWILDGLDALRGTGARRDRQRAAPPDALRNAAHPRIRTTRTS, encoded by the coding sequence ATGGCACGAGCGGTGCTGACTCCGGAGCGGCCGACCCGGGCCGGCGCGGAACTGGCCGACGAGGCCGGTTCCGTCCAGGTGACCGTGTCGGCCCTCGCCGGGCGGTTCGACATCAAGGTCGCGAGTCTGTACTCGCACGTGACGAGCTCACAAAACCTCAGGACCAGGATCGCCCTGGTCGCGCTGGAGGAACTCGCCGGCCGGGTCGCAGCAGCCCTTGCCGGACGTGCGGGCGCGGACGCCCTGGTCGCCTTCGCGGACGCCCGATGCGACTACGCCCGCGAGCACCCCGGTCGCTACGACGCCGCCCAGCGCGGACTCGATCCCGAGACCGCGGCCGCCAGTGCCGGCGTCCGCCACGCACGGATGACGCGTGCCATCCTGCGCGGCTACGACCTGTCGGAGCCGGACCGGACGCACGCGGTCCGGATGCTGGGCAGCGTCTTCCACGGCTCCGTCAGCCTGGAGACGGCCGGAGGATTCAGCCACACCGGCGTCGACTCGCAGGCGTCCTGGCTATGGATCCTGGACGGCCTAGACGCCCTGCGCGGAACCGGAGCACGCCGTGACCGGCAACGGGCCGCACCACCGGACGCGCTCCGCAACGCCGCCCACCCGCGCATCCGAACAACCCGTACATCCTGA
- a CDS encoding FBP domain-containing protein, producing MKPLTEQEIRSAFVNCTKGEAKRLSVPRDLAERPWDDLDFLGWRDPQAPDRAYLATEIGGRPTALALRCANAASWQTRRSMCSMCITTHTGGVTLMVAPKAGKAGQQGNTVGAYICSDLACPLYVRGKKDAGMGARLHETLTMEEKIQRTVANLTAFIAQVTA from the coding sequence ATGAAGCCACTGACCGAGCAAGAGATCCGCAGCGCGTTCGTGAACTGCACCAAGGGCGAGGCGAAACGCCTGTCCGTCCCGCGTGACCTCGCCGAGCGGCCGTGGGACGACCTGGACTTCCTCGGCTGGCGGGACCCGCAGGCCCCGGACCGGGCCTACCTCGCCACCGAGATCGGCGGCCGCCCGACGGCACTCGCCCTGCGCTGCGCCAATGCCGCCTCCTGGCAGACGCGGCGCAGCATGTGCTCGATGTGCATCACCACCCACACCGGCGGCGTCACCCTCATGGTCGCCCCCAAAGCCGGCAAGGCGGGCCAGCAGGGCAACACCGTGGGCGCGTACATATGCAGCGACCTCGCCTGCCCGCTGTACGTGCGGGGCAAGAAGGACGCGGGCATGGGCGCCCGGCTCCACGAGACGCTCACCATGGAGGAGAAGATCCAGCGGACCGTCGCGAACCTCACCGCGTTCATCGCCCAAGTCACCGCGTGA
- a CDS encoding SigB/SigF/SigG family RNA polymerase sigma factor produces the protein MDDLPWIEDGGKIAPKDARVLSKLFLDRLQVLEEGTPEYQHARNTLIEMNLSLVVFAARRFRNRSGGDMEDIIQVGTIGLIKAIDRFDLSREVEFTSFAIPYIVGEIKRFFRDTTWAVHVPRRLQELRVGLAKSRDALIAELGRTPTVKELADHLDLTEDEVIEGLVASNGYVAGSIDTPAGDESGDGGLKYADTMGDVDPTLDLFEDLHTLGPLLQQLDDRERAIIEMRFGQEMTQAEIGRELNLSQMHISRLLNRTLTKLRTGLLPD, from the coding sequence TTGGACGACCTGCCGTGGATCGAAGACGGCGGGAAGATCGCCCCCAAGGACGCACGCGTGCTGTCCAAGCTGTTCCTCGACCGGCTGCAGGTGCTGGAGGAGGGGACCCCCGAGTACCAGCACGCTCGCAACACGCTGATCGAGATGAATCTTTCACTCGTGGTCTTCGCGGCACGCCGCTTCCGCAATCGGAGCGGCGGCGACATGGAGGACATCATCCAGGTCGGCACGATCGGCCTGATCAAGGCCATCGACCGCTTCGACCTGTCCCGCGAGGTCGAGTTCACCTCCTTCGCGATCCCGTACATCGTCGGCGAGATCAAACGCTTCTTCCGCGACACCACCTGGGCCGTCCATGTGCCCAGGCGCCTGCAGGAACTCCGAGTCGGCCTCGCCAAGAGCAGGGACGCCCTGATCGCAGAGTTGGGCCGCACGCCCACGGTGAAGGAGCTCGCCGACCACTTGGACCTGACCGAGGACGAGGTCATCGAAGGCCTCGTAGCCTCCAACGGCTATGTCGCCGGCTCGATCGACACCCCGGCCGGTGACGAATCCGGCGACGGCGGCCTGAAGTACGCGGACACCATGGGCGATGTCGACCCGACCCTGGACCTCTTCGAGGACCTGCACACGCTCGGCCCTCTGCTGCAGCAACTCGACGACCGGGAACGGGCCATCATCGAGATGCGCTTCGGACAGGAGATGACCCAGGCGGAGATCGGCCGCGAACTCAACCTTTCCCAGATGCACATATCCCGCCTTCTCAACCGCACCCTCACCAAGCTCCGCACGGGCCTGCTTCCCGACTGA
- a CDS encoding histidine phosphatase family protein, with amino-acid sequence MTGTAARYLYLTRHGEASSDESALTESGRRQAVLLGKRLRTAPLTAIFHGPLPRAEQTAQLIGRQLNDVALHRSAPAGDYIPYIPRREELPPESAGSLLGHLAQFPAADREQGPGLAQEALSQFTGPVAGVEPRHELVVTHNFLIGWLIRAALDAPKWRWTGINHANAALTVIRYAPGRTPAVLFFNDTGHLPAELRWTGFPPDLHV; translated from the coding sequence ATGACGGGAACAGCTGCCCGCTACCTGTACCTCACCCGCCACGGTGAGGCCTCATCGGACGAAAGCGCACTGACGGAAAGCGGTCGCCGTCAGGCCGTTCTGCTCGGGAAGCGGCTCCGCACGGCCCCTCTCACGGCGATTTTCCACGGCCCGCTCCCCAGAGCAGAGCAGACCGCGCAGCTGATCGGCCGGCAGCTCAACGATGTCGCCTTGCACCGGTCCGCTCCGGCCGGCGACTACATCCCCTACATTCCTCGGCGTGAGGAGCTGCCGCCGGAATCGGCCGGCTCCTTGCTCGGCCACCTGGCCCAGTTCCCGGCCGCGGACCGCGAACAGGGCCCAGGGCTGGCACAGGAGGCCCTCTCACAGTTCACGGGACCCGTCGCCGGCGTCGAGCCACGCCACGAGCTCGTCGTCACTCACAACTTCCTCATCGGCTGGCTCATCCGGGCCGCCCTCGACGCCCCGAAGTGGCGTTGGACGGGCATAAACCACGCCAACGCCGCGCTGACCGTCATCCGTTATGCGCCCGGCCGAACCCCGGCTGTGCTCTTCTTCAACGACACCGGCCACCTTCCTGCCGAACTTCGCTGGACCGGATTTCCGCCCGACCTCCACGTCTGA
- a CDS encoding ion transporter yields the protein MLDHLEPSDAPADTSLRRQLASRCRAITEAPWFAIAVFALILFNAALLGAETYQGLVAEWHRWLRLAEHVCLAAFTVEILLRLAAHADRPGQFWKDPWNVFDLAVVLCAFLPLVRENTTVLRLLRLARVLRTARFLPQLRVVLTAVARSLPGTLSFLLVGTLLLYLYAMVGWVFFSSHDPVHYGSIGRAVLTLFLLMTLDGIGDAVRAGLEVSRWSLLYYGSYVLLASFVLVNVLIGVVLTSLDEARQTEQDEPEHAASAPDSRQLRERITAARRALDALQAELERSDQPYAEPAQRAAIDANGHSHATSDQR from the coding sequence ATGCTGGACCACCTTGAGCCAAGTGACGCACCGGCGGACACTTCCCTTCGGCGGCAACTGGCGAGTCGCTGCCGCGCCATCACGGAAGCCCCTTGGTTCGCCATTGCCGTCTTCGCGTTGATCCTGTTCAACGCTGCCCTGTTGGGCGCCGAGACCTACCAGGGGCTGGTCGCCGAATGGCACCGCTGGTTACGGCTCGCCGAACACGTATGCCTCGCCGCCTTCACCGTCGAGATCCTGCTGCGCCTCGCCGCTCATGCCGATCGGCCCGGGCAATTCTGGAAGGACCCCTGGAACGTCTTCGACCTGGCCGTGGTGCTGTGCGCGTTTCTGCCTCTCGTTCGCGAGAACACCACGGTGCTGCGGCTGCTGCGCCTCGCTCGCGTGCTGCGAACCGCACGCTTCCTGCCCCAACTCCGCGTCGTACTGACGGCGGTCGCGCGCAGTCTGCCCGGCACGCTCAGTTTCCTGCTCGTCGGCACCCTGCTGCTGTATCTGTACGCCATGGTCGGCTGGGTCTTCTTCAGCAGCCACGACCCGGTGCACTACGGCTCCATCGGTCGCGCCGTGCTCACTCTGTTCCTTCTGATGACGCTGGACGGCATCGGCGACGCGGTCCGTGCCGGCTTGGAAGTCTCCCGCTGGAGCCTGCTCTACTACGGCTCCTACGTTCTGCTCGCCTCCTTCGTGCTCGTCAACGTCCTCATCGGCGTTGTCCTCACCTCCCTGGACGAGGCGCGGCAGACGGAGCAGGACGAGCCTGAACATGCGGCGAGCGCGCCGGACTCCCGACAGCTGAGGGAACGGATCACCGCAGCGCGCCGTGCCCTGGATGCCCTGCAAGCCGAACTCGAGCGCTCCGACCAGCCGTACGCCGAGCCGGCACAACGAGCCGCCATCGATGCGAACGGGCACTCCCATGCCACCAGCGATCAGCGGTGA
- a CDS encoding ABC transporter permease subunit, whose protein sequence is MTTRTIGFQQSLAHEWIKFRSLRSLVWTTAATAVVPVLGAVFVAATGSLRPDDTILGGSLTLSVVAQLLAAVTGALVITGEYGSGTIRTTFAATPRRTTVLSAKAALLIGLTYASALLSCTLAYAVGGALLDKGRYAQGEPLPALFGIAASFTVAALLGLAVGTLVRHSAGAVTAVIGVMLFPSLIGPLFGDAQPWVAGVSPTAALQKLTQTSDATSETVGSLGAWPSLMLVAAGTTVLLLLAAGALRAWDL, encoded by the coding sequence ATGACCACACGGACGATCGGCTTCCAGCAGTCCCTGGCCCACGAGTGGATCAAGTTCCGAAGTCTGCGCTCGCTGGTGTGGACGACCGCCGCGACCGCCGTCGTGCCCGTCCTGGGCGCCGTGTTCGTCGCGGCCACCGGGAGCCTGCGACCGGACGACACGATACTGGGCGGCAGCCTCACCCTCTCCGTCGTCGCCCAACTGCTGGCGGCCGTCACCGGCGCACTCGTCATCACCGGCGAGTACGGCAGCGGCACCATCCGCACAACGTTCGCCGCCACCCCGCGCCGCACCACCGTGCTGTCGGCGAAAGCCGCGCTGCTCATTGGACTGACCTACGCCTCGGCGCTGCTGTCCTGCACCCTCGCCTACGCCGTCGGCGGCGCGCTGCTCGACAAAGGCCGGTACGCCCAAGGAGAGCCGCTGCCCGCCCTGTTCGGCATCGCCGCGTCCTTCACCGTCGCCGCACTGCTCGGACTGGCGGTGGGCACCCTCGTACGGCACTCTGCCGGCGCCGTCACCGCCGTGATCGGCGTGATGCTCTTTCCCTCCCTCATCGGCCCGTTGTTCGGCGACGCCCAGCCCTGGGTCGCGGGAGTCTCCCCGACAGCCGCACTCCAAAAGCTCACCCAGACCTCGGACGCGACTTCGGAGACGGTCGGCAGTCTCGGCGCGTGGCCCTCCCTGATGCTCGTGGCGGCCGGAACCACGGTCCTGCTCCTGCTGGCGGCCGGCGCACTGCGCGCATGGGACCTGTGA
- a CDS encoding ABC transporter ATP-binding protein: MIEAHALTKRYGGRTAVDRLTFTVRPGRVTGFLGPNGAGKSTTLRVVLGLDTPTSGTVTVAGRPYAELPAPLRTVGSLLDAGGTHSGRTARHHLAGLAASNSIPRGRVDDVLDLTGLTDVADHRVKGFSLGMNQRLGIAAALLGDPEILLLDEPVNGLDTEGVRWIRTLLRTLATQGRTVFLSSHLMSEMELTADHVIVIGRGRLLADTTVRDFIEANSQAHTLVRSPEPERLRGLLEARGATVRPEARGGWRVDGPDAATIGDLARDHGLALHELTPARSSLEDVYTALAGGASEFRTQERQEATR, translated from the coding sequence ATGATCGAGGCACACGCTCTCACCAAGCGGTACGGCGGCAGAACCGCTGTCGACCGGCTGACCTTCACCGTCCGGCCCGGCCGCGTGACCGGGTTCCTCGGCCCGAACGGCGCCGGCAAGTCCACCACACTGCGAGTCGTTCTCGGCCTGGACACCCCGACCTCCGGCACGGTGACGGTCGCGGGACGGCCGTACGCCGAACTTCCCGCCCCCCTGCGCACGGTCGGTTCCCTGCTGGACGCGGGGGGCACCCACAGCGGCCGCACCGCCCGCCACCACCTGGCCGGGCTCGCGGCGAGCAACAGCATCCCGCGCGGCCGAGTCGACGACGTCCTGGACCTCACCGGCCTCACCGACGTGGCCGACCACCGGGTGAAAGGCTTCTCGCTCGGCATGAACCAGCGGCTCGGCATCGCCGCCGCGCTTCTCGGCGACCCGGAGATCCTGCTCCTCGACGAGCCCGTCAACGGCCTGGACACGGAGGGCGTCCGCTGGATCCGCACGCTGCTCAGGACCCTTGCCACGCAAGGCCGCACGGTCTTCCTCTCCAGCCACCTGATGAGCGAGATGGAACTGACCGCCGACCACGTGATCGTGATCGGCCGCGGCAGGCTGCTGGCCGACACCACCGTGCGCGACTTCATCGAGGCCAACTCCCAGGCACACACACTCGTCCGTTCCCCCGAGCCGGAAAGGCTCCGCGGCCTGCTGGAGGCCAGGGGCGCGACTGTACGGCCCGAGGCACGCGGAGGTTGGCGAGTCGACGGCCCGGACGCCGCCACCATCGGCGACCTGGCACGCGACCACGGACTGGCCCTCCACGAACTCACCCCGGCGCGCTCCTCATTGGAGGACGTCTACACGGCCCTGGCAGGGGGAGCGTCCGAATTCCGCACCCAGGAACGCCAGGAGGCCACCCGATGA
- a CDS encoding response regulator: MTVRVVLADDQTVVRAGFRALLDLTEDLVVVAEAADGTQAVEAVRLTRPDVVLMDIRMPSVDGIEATRRIAADSDLDGVRVLMLTTYQIDEYVFEALRHGAAGFLLKDVEPDALREAIRTVAAGQSLLAPAVTRAVVQEFARLRRPEAAGAERLAALTEREREVMGLVAAGLSNEEIGRELLMSPLTAKTHVSRAMTKLRARDRAQLVVLAFETGLVRPGEQAPLLPRE, encoded by the coding sequence GTGACCGTACGTGTCGTCCTGGCCGACGACCAGACCGTAGTCCGCGCCGGCTTCCGCGCCCTGCTGGACCTCACGGAGGACCTGGTCGTCGTCGCCGAGGCGGCCGACGGCACGCAGGCCGTCGAGGCGGTGCGGCTGACCCGTCCCGACGTGGTCCTGATGGACATCCGCATGCCCAGCGTCGACGGCATCGAGGCCACCCGCCGTATCGCCGCCGACAGCGACCTCGACGGCGTACGCGTCCTCATGCTCACCACCTATCAGATCGACGAGTACGTCTTCGAGGCGCTGCGGCACGGAGCGGCCGGGTTCCTGCTCAAGGACGTCGAGCCGGATGCGCTGCGGGAAGCGATCCGCACGGTCGCGGCCGGACAGAGTCTGCTCGCGCCCGCCGTCACACGCGCTGTGGTGCAGGAGTTCGCCCGGCTCAGGCGTCCCGAGGCGGCCGGTGCCGAGCGGCTGGCCGCGCTCACCGAGCGGGAGCGCGAGGTGATGGGGCTGGTCGCGGCGGGGCTCAGCAACGAGGAGATCGGCCGCGAGCTGCTGATGAGCCCGCTCACCGCGAAGACCCATGTCAGCCGCGCGATGACCAAGCTGAGGGCCCGTGACCGGGCGCAACTGGTGGTACTGGCCTTCGAGACCGGACTGGTCAGGCCCGGCGAGCAGGCCCCGCTACTCCCGCGGGAGTAG
- a CDS encoding sensor histidine kinase produces the protein MTFYDRQTARLRTLPPMATDLLVVAAVALFTGPDVAVNEPPYRQADWFTWLLLAVSLPALVWRRRWPVQVAAVTGAACAAWALYGHIGELLNLPTIVALYTVAVQGDRRRTLWTGLVASLASGAVALRIGHDVVDPQGLPVLEMLWPLVPLLLGEAVRTRRQLLAEYAAQAARAEEDREREAVRRVREERVRIARELHDVVAHTVTAMTVQAGVALEAFEVKPAVARQAMRQVRDSGKEAVRELRATVTVLREREDDTIEPTPGLARLPGLVGRFAGSGVEITLRQGADADGLPPVVELAAYRIVQEALTNVVRHSGARHAVVSVNRQGSGLSVEIRDDGSPPQAPGMPGGFGLLGMRERAMAAGGTLEHGVMDGGGYRVRAVLPADGSLEEERS, from the coding sequence GTGACGTTCTACGACCGGCAGACAGCCCGGCTGCGGACCCTGCCACCGATGGCCACGGACCTCCTCGTCGTTGCCGCGGTCGCGCTGTTCACCGGGCCGGACGTGGCCGTGAACGAACCGCCGTACCGGCAGGCGGACTGGTTCACCTGGCTGCTGCTCGCCGTCTCGCTGCCGGCGCTGGTGTGGCGGCGGCGGTGGCCCGTGCAGGTCGCGGCGGTCACAGGAGCGGCCTGCGCGGCCTGGGCCCTGTACGGACACATCGGCGAGCTGCTGAACCTGCCGACGATCGTGGCGCTGTACACCGTGGCGGTCCAGGGCGACCGGCGGCGCACCCTGTGGACCGGCCTCGTCGCCTCCCTGGCGTCGGGAGCCGTAGCTCTGCGGATCGGCCACGACGTGGTCGATCCGCAGGGACTGCCGGTCCTGGAGATGCTCTGGCCGCTGGTTCCGCTGCTGCTCGGAGAAGCGGTGCGCACCCGGCGGCAGCTGTTGGCCGAGTACGCCGCCCAAGCCGCCCGCGCCGAGGAGGACCGGGAACGGGAGGCCGTGCGCCGGGTGCGTGAGGAGCGGGTGCGCATCGCCCGGGAGCTGCACGACGTCGTCGCGCACACCGTGACGGCGATGACCGTCCAGGCAGGCGTGGCCCTGGAGGCTTTCGAGGTGAAACCCGCAGTGGCCCGGCAGGCCATGCGGCAGGTGCGGGACTCCGGCAAGGAGGCGGTACGCGAACTGAGGGCCACCGTCACCGTGCTGCGGGAGCGGGAGGACGACACGATCGAGCCGACGCCGGGTCTTGCGCGTCTCCCCGGGCTGGTCGGCCGGTTCGCGGGCAGCGGCGTCGAGATCACCCTCCGGCAGGGGGCCGACGCGGACGGACTGCCACCCGTGGTCGAGCTGGCCGCCTACCGGATCGTGCAGGAAGCGCTGACCAACGTCGTCCGGCACTCCGGCGCCCGGCACGCGGTCGTATCGGTGAACAGGCAGGGCAGCGGGCTCTCGGTCGAGATCCGCGACGACGGGAGCCCGCCTCAGGCCCCCGGCATGCCCGGCGGCTTCGGACTGCTCGGGATGCGCGAGCGTGCGATGGCCGCCGGCGGCACACTCGAGCACGGGGTGATGGACGGCGGGGGATACCGGGTGCGGGCGGTGCTCCCGGCAGACGGCAGCTTGGAAGAGGAGCGATCGTGA
- a CDS encoding ArsR/SmtB family transcription factor has translation MPEVPPPAPTGDELLRVLSALGNPHRMRIVAALLERRNYVSALAREIGMSRPLLHMHLQRLEAAGLVVGTLELAEDGKTMKYFDVAPFFYELTPEVVARAAATLTEAEKTQAGRTEAERTEAERTEAEKEEAK, from the coding sequence ATGCCCGAGGTCCCGCCTCCGGCACCGACGGGCGACGAGTTGCTGAGAGTGCTCTCCGCACTCGGCAACCCGCACCGCATGCGCATCGTCGCGGCGCTGCTGGAGCGCCGGAACTACGTCAGTGCACTGGCTCGTGAGATCGGGATGAGCCGGCCGCTGCTGCACATGCACCTCCAGCGGCTGGAGGCGGCAGGACTGGTCGTCGGCACGCTGGAGCTCGCTGAGGACGGCAAGACCATGAAGTACTTCGATGTCGCGCCGTTCTTCTACGAGTTGACACCCGAAGTCGTCGCGCGCGCGGCCGCGACACTCACCGAGGCCGAGAAGACCCAGGCCGGGAGAACCGAGGCCGAGAGGACCGAGGCCGAGAGGACCGAGGCCGAGAAAGAGGAAGCGAAGTGA